One Porphyromonas pogonae genomic region harbors:
- a CDS encoding HlyD family secretion protein, producing MKRNIVAGTVISLVLYGCSGKSDNKATGESQYTLDSLTTAMGSGMIQPIGGIVNLAAPQKGVVKKVMVKSGELVEKGQPLIELENTEQSISLSEARENYQTLQAEVQSAQINYQQALIELNKKQKDYRDGQALFQAKAMTANDLLNLLTAYESQKATSKRLENEVNIARKKAFGSNYNVASINKTYGDMTFKAPSKGRIIDLDLKPGEAIETYKEYAVLAPSDSLEVKAEMDELVANRIREGQKCTIKSLADNSVVATGTVKSMSPDLKKKSIFSDTGDDMQDRRIRIVYISLDKPDNLLIGSKVSCEIKIK from the coding sequence ATGAAAAGAAATATTGTGGCCGGTACGGTTATAAGCTTAGTTTTGTACGGTTGTAGTGGCAAATCAGATAATAAGGCTACAGGTGAATCACAATATACATTGGACTCGCTTACCACTGCAATGGGTAGCGGCATGATACAACCCATAGGAGGTATAGTAAATCTGGCTGCCCCACAAAAAGGAGTGGTAAAAAAAGTTATGGTAAAGTCTGGGGAACTTGTAGAGAAAGGACAGCCACTTATTGAACTGGAAAATACAGAACAATCTATCTCCTTGTCCGAAGCTCGAGAAAACTATCAAACTCTGCAAGCTGAAGTACAATCAGCACAAATCAATTATCAACAAGCACTGATAGAATTGAACAAGAAGCAAAAAGATTACCGGGACGGACAAGCTTTGTTTCAAGCAAAAGCCATGACAGCTAATGATCTGCTCAACTTACTAACAGCATATGAATCTCAAAAAGCAACTAGCAAAAGATTGGAGAATGAGGTCAACATTGCTCGTAAAAAAGCATTCGGCAGCAACTATAACGTAGCCTCGATAAACAAGACTTACGGCGACATGACCTTCAAAGCACCTTCCAAAGGACGCATCATTGATCTTGACCTCAAACCGGGCGAAGCAATAGAAACTTACAAAGAGTATGCTGTACTTGCGCCTAGTGACTCTCTGGAAGTGAAAGCTGAGATGGACGAACTTGTTGCCAATAGAATTAGAGAAGGTCAGAAATGCACCATAAAATCTCTTGCAGACAATTCCGTCGTAGCCACAGGTACAGTAAAATCTATGAGTCCCGATTTAAAAAAGAAATCAATATTCTCTGACACGGGAGATGATATGCAAGACAGACGAATCAGAATTGTATATATCAGCTTGGATAAGCCCGATAATCTACTTATAGGAAGTAAAGTATCCTGCGAGATCAAAATCAAGTAA
- a CDS encoding ABC transporter ATP-binding protein, with translation MKQIASLKGVSKSYKTGDTTIIALQTTDISINTGELTLVVGPSGSGKTTLISIIGGVLYPSEGEVYLDNKKISEMNETELAHQRLQHIGFVFQGFNLLAPLTALENVMHPLILKGVKRKVAKNQAKELLTELGLANRMNNLPKELSGGQQQRVAIARALISNPEIILCDEPTAALDHESAKKVMDTLQILSHQDKAVVVVTHDMRLKEYADRTIDVIEGKISSDTSDNSNKN, from the coding sequence ATGAAGCAGATTGCATCATTAAAAGGAGTCAGCAAGAGTTACAAGACGGGAGACACTACCATCATAGCTCTACAAACTACTGATATTTCCATCAATACGGGTGAGCTTACACTCGTTGTAGGACCATCAGGGTCGGGCAAAACTACACTTATATCTATTATAGGTGGAGTATTGTATCCATCGGAAGGAGAGGTATACCTTGACAATAAAAAAATCAGCGAAATGAATGAGACGGAGTTGGCACACCAAAGATTACAACACATTGGCTTCGTATTCCAGGGATTCAATCTTCTGGCTCCACTCACGGCTTTGGAAAATGTAATGCACCCCCTAATACTCAAAGGGGTGAAAAGGAAAGTAGCGAAAAATCAGGCAAAAGAGTTACTGACTGAATTGGGACTGGCCAACAGGATGAATAACCTGCCTAAAGAACTAAGTGGAGGACAACAACAACGGGTAGCTATAGCAAGGGCGCTAATCTCGAATCCTGAAATTATTCTCTGCGACGAACCCACAGCGGCTTTGGATCATGAGAGTGCCAAAAAGGTAATGGATACGCTGCAAATACTATCGCATCAAGATAAAGCGGTAGTGGTGGTAACACACGATATGAGACTGAAAGAATACGCCGACAGAACTATCGATGTGATAGAGGGGAAGATAAGCTCCGATACCTCTGATAATTCCAATAAAAATTGA
- a CDS encoding MarR family winged helix-turn-helix transcriptional regulator, with product MRTKQLVIDLLEYIELYEKSNPFQSDLNIKSFIAFMNGILVEEKPSYDQSDQNNVRQHANIARDISLLHRYSKSYIKTALSKSDFLQTEDDYSYLVNLFSDNGLTKTELNNRNAMEKTSGAEIIRRLNKNGLIYEEPDTEDRRSVRVFITDKGREELYKMFPSLRISAGILCAPLCDEQKDTLSYLLTQLCQAHRCMFGKRGDMTLEQIYAAMKNKE from the coding sequence ATGAGGACAAAACAGCTTGTAATAGATCTATTGGAGTATATTGAATTATACGAGAAATCAAATCCTTTTCAGTCGGATTTGAACATCAAAAGTTTTATCGCTTTTATGAATGGTATTTTGGTAGAAGAAAAACCTTCGTATGACCAAAGCGATCAAAATAATGTCAGACAACACGCCAATATCGCACGCGATATCAGTTTGCTTCACCGCTATTCCAAGAGCTATATCAAAACAGCTTTGAGCAAATCTGATTTCTTACAGACCGAAGACGATTACAGTTATTTGGTAAATTTGTTTTCGGACAATGGTCTCACCAAAACTGAGCTCAACAACAGAAATGCCATGGAAAAGACTTCCGGAGCCGAAATTATCAGAAGACTCAATAAAAACGGTCTTATTTACGAAGAGCCCGATACCGAAGACCGTCGTAGTGTAAGGGTGTTTATTACAGACAAAGGACGTGAGGAACTTTATAAAATGTTTCCAAGTCTGAGGATAAGTGCCGGTATCTTATGCGCTCCTTTGTGTGACGAGCAAAAAGATACACTTTCATACCTTCTTACACAGCTGTGTCAGGCACACCGTTGCATGTTTGGTAAGCGTGGAGATATGACTTTGGAGCAGATATACGCAGCTATGAAAAATAAAGAATAG
- the mutA gene encoding methylmalonyl-CoA mutase small subunit, translating into MANQKERLMVDFAPTSTQEWIDKINADLKGVPFEKKLVWRTNEGFNVNPFYRREDIQELPTPQVLPNEFPYVRSTRMDNEWLIRQDIQVDSLDEANKKALDLLNKGITSLGFKLKKSQINKESLAQLLHEIVPEAVELNFSCCISVADKLTAVLADYLQESGASLDQCKGSINFDPFKKQLVKGVSNPQWVEAAKKVIDAAKTLPGYRVINVNAVNLNNAGAYITQELGYALAWGADLMDRLTEAGYSVEEVADRIKFNFGIGSNYFMEMAKFRAARWLWAEIIGAYGEQYKGAAAKICQHAITSTWNKTIFDAHVNLLRTQTEAMSAALGGVDSITVLPFDVTYQQPDQFSERIARNQQLLLKEESHFDKVIDPASGSYYIEHLTNAIACQAWAVFMQVEEAGGFSAVAEAGSIQKAINASNEKRHKDIAGRKETLLGTNQFPNFTEKALNKIKHEEDAHECTHCNPSIEKLDMRRGASEFEDLRLATEKNEKQPLVFMLTIGNLAMRLARSQFSSNFFACAGYKIQDNLGFDTVQQGVDAALAAEADIIVICSSDDEYAEFAPAAYEYLDGRAQFVVAGAPACMEDLKAKGIENFIHVKSNVLETLRGFNKKLGINE; encoded by the coding sequence ATGGCAAACCAAAAAGAACGCTTGATGGTTGACTTTGCTCCTACCTCAACGCAGGAGTGGATAGACAAAATCAATGCGGATTTGAAGGGTGTTCCCTTTGAAAAAAAGTTAGTATGGCGTACTAACGAAGGTTTTAATGTTAATCCTTTTTACCGTAGAGAAGACATTCAAGAGCTACCAACTCCTCAAGTATTGCCCAATGAGTTTCCTTATGTTCGCTCAACACGTATGGACAACGAGTGGCTTATTCGTCAGGATATTCAGGTGGATTCTTTGGACGAGGCTAACAAAAAAGCACTTGACTTACTCAACAAAGGAATTACCTCATTAGGTTTCAAGCTCAAGAAATCACAGATCAATAAGGAGTCCCTCGCTCAATTGCTCCATGAGATCGTACCGGAAGCTGTAGAGCTCAACTTCAGCTGCTGTATATCTGTTGCCGACAAACTTACCGCTGTTCTTGCCGATTATCTTCAGGAAAGTGGTGCTTCACTCGATCAGTGCAAGGGTTCTATCAATTTTGACCCGTTCAAAAAACAACTTGTCAAAGGCGTCTCAAACCCGCAATGGGTAGAAGCAGCCAAGAAAGTAATTGATGCTGCTAAAACTCTTCCCGGATATAGAGTGATCAATGTCAATGCTGTAAACCTCAATAATGCCGGTGCATATATCACTCAAGAATTGGGTTATGCTTTGGCTTGGGGTGCTGATTTGATGGACAGACTTACAGAAGCTGGTTATTCAGTGGAAGAAGTTGCCGATCGCATCAAATTCAACTTTGGTATTGGATCCAATTATTTCATGGAGATGGCCAAGTTCCGTGCCGCACGTTGGTTGTGGGCTGAAATTATCGGAGCGTATGGCGAACAATATAAAGGTGCTGCTGCCAAAATATGTCAACATGCGATTACATCTACTTGGAACAAGACCATATTTGATGCACACGTAAATTTACTCCGTACTCAAACTGAAGCTATGTCTGCTGCTCTGGGTGGTGTAGATTCTATCACCGTACTTCCTTTTGATGTGACTTATCAGCAACCTGATCAGTTCTCTGAGAGAATAGCACGGAACCAGCAATTGCTTCTCAAGGAAGAGAGCCATTTCGATAAAGTTATTGACCCTGCATCCGGTTCATATTATATTGAACATCTTACAAACGCTATCGCATGTCAAGCATGGGCGGTATTCATGCAGGTGGAAGAGGCTGGGGGATTTAGTGCTGTAGCAGAAGCCGGTTCTATTCAGAAGGCTATAAACGCTTCAAATGAAAAACGTCATAAAGATATTGCCGGACGTAAGGAAACTCTATTGGGTACCAACCAATTCCCAAATTTCACAGAGAAAGCCTTAAATAAGATCAAGCATGAAGAAGATGCTCACGAGTGTACACATTGCAACCCGTCTATCGAAAAGTTGGATATGCGTCGCGGAGCTTCAGAGTTTGAGGACCTCCGACTTGCAACAGAGAAGAATGAAAAGCAACCTCTTGTGTTTATGCTTACGATAGGAAATCTCGCTATGCGTTTGGCTCGCTCACAGTTCTCTTCCAACTTCTTTGCTTGCGCAGGCTATAAGATTCAGGACAATCTTGGCTTTGATACCGTACAACAAGGTGTTGATGCTGCTCTTGCCGCCGAGGCAGATATTATTGTTATATGTTCGAGCGATGATGAGTATGCCGAGTTTGCACCGGCAGCTTACGAGTATCTCGATGGTCGTGCCCAGTTTGTAGTGGCGGGTGCGCCGGCATGTATGGAAGACTTGAAGGCCAAAGGCATTGAAAACTTTATACATGTCAAGTCTAATGTACTCGAGACTCTTCGTGGATTTAACAAGAAATTAGGCATTAACGAATAA
- the scpA gene encoding methylmalonyl-CoA mutase: MRPQYKDINISTTGFTHTNVAGWIKEQNITADWRTAEQILVKPVYTADDLEGMEHLDYASGIPPFLRGPYSGMYAMRPWTIRQYAGFSTAEESNAFYRRNLASGQKGLSVAFDLATHRGYDADHQRVVGDVGKAGVSICSLEDMKILFDGIPLNKMSVSMTMNGAVLPIMAFYINAGLEQGAKLEEMAGTIQNDILKEFMVRNTYIYPPEFSMRIIADIFEYTSQNMPKFNSISISGYHMQEAGATADIEMAYTLADGLEYLKAGIAAGIPVDKFAPRLSFFWAIGMNHFMEIAKMRAARMLWAKIVKQFNPENPKSLALRTHSQTSGWSLTEQDPFNNVGRTCIEAMAAALGHTQSLHTNALDEAIALPTDFSARIARNTQIYIQEETLICKEIDPWAGSYYVESLTNELMHKAWDLIKEVQEMGGMAKAIETGLPKMRIEEAAARTQARIDSRQQVIVGINKYRLEKEDPIDILEIDNTQVRKQQIARLEELRKNRDEKAVKEALEAITKCVETKEGNLLDLAVKAAALRASLGEISDACEKVVGRYKAIIRTISGVYSSESGQDKDFERAKALAAKFAKQEGRQPRIMIAKMGQDGHDRGAKVVATGYADCGFDVDMGPLFQTPEEAARQAVENDVHVMGVSSLAAGHKTLIPQVIAELKKLGRPDIIVTAGGVIPAQDYEFLYNAGVAAIFGPGTPVAYSAAKVLEILLGENA, encoded by the coding sequence ATGAGACCTCAATATAAAGATATTAATATCAGTACCACCGGTTTTACACATACCAATGTAGCCGGATGGATTAAAGAGCAGAATATTACTGCTGACTGGCGCACAGCCGAGCAGATTTTGGTAAAACCGGTATATACAGCTGACGACTTGGAAGGTATGGAGCACTTGGATTATGCTTCCGGTATACCTCCCTTCCTTCGTGGCCCTTATAGCGGTATGTACGCTATGCGTCCATGGACTATCCGTCAGTATGCGGGTTTCTCTACAGCCGAGGAATCCAACGCCTTCTACCGTCGTAACCTTGCTTCAGGACAGAAAGGTTTGTCTGTAGCCTTCGACTTGGCTACTCACCGTGGATATGATGCAGATCACCAGCGTGTAGTAGGAGACGTAGGTAAAGCAGGGGTATCTATCTGTTCATTGGAGGATATGAAAATCCTTTTCGATGGTATACCATTGAACAAGATGTCTGTATCCATGACCATGAACGGCGCAGTACTCCCCATCATGGCTTTCTACATCAATGCCGGTTTGGAACAAGGCGCCAAGTTGGAGGAGATGGCAGGTACTATCCAGAATGACATTCTCAAAGAATTCATGGTGCGTAATACCTATATCTATCCGCCCGAATTCTCGATGCGTATTATCGCTGATATTTTTGAGTATACATCTCAAAACATGCCTAAGTTCAACTCTATCTCTATCTCCGGATACCACATGCAAGAAGCGGGTGCTACTGCCGATATCGAGATGGCTTATACCTTGGCAGATGGTTTGGAGTACCTCAAAGCCGGTATAGCGGCCGGTATACCTGTGGATAAGTTTGCCCCACGTCTTTCTTTCTTCTGGGCTATAGGTATGAATCACTTTATGGAGATTGCCAAGATGCGTGCTGCACGTATGCTGTGGGCCAAGATCGTAAAGCAGTTTAATCCCGAAAACCCCAAATCACTGGCACTGCGTACACACAGCCAGACTTCAGGGTGGTCACTTACCGAGCAGGACCCATTCAACAACGTAGGCCGTACTTGTATTGAGGCTATGGCAGCTGCGTTGGGACATACCCAGTCATTGCACACCAATGCCCTTGACGAAGCCATTGCATTGCCTACAGACTTCTCAGCTCGTATCGCTCGTAATACTCAGATTTACATTCAGGAAGAAACTCTCATCTGTAAAGAGATCGACCCATGGGCAGGTTCGTACTATGTAGAGAGCCTTACCAACGAACTCATGCACAAAGCTTGGGATCTCATCAAGGAAGTGCAGGAAATGGGAGGTATGGCCAAGGCTATCGAAACAGGTCTTCCAAAAATGCGTATCGAAGAAGCTGCAGCACGTACACAGGCACGTATCGACTCACGTCAGCAGGTGATTGTGGGGATCAATAAATATCGTTTGGAAAAAGAAGATCCTATTGATATCCTTGAGATTGATAACACACAAGTGCGTAAACAGCAGATAGCACGTCTAGAAGAGTTGCGCAAAAATCGTGATGAAAAAGCTGTCAAAGAAGCACTCGAAGCTATCACCAAGTGTGTGGAGACCAAGGAGGGCAACCTTCTTGATCTTGCAGTGAAAGCAGCTGCCTTGAGAGCTTCTCTCGGTGAAATCTCTGATGCATGTGAAAAAGTTGTAGGACGTTATAAAGCAATTATCAGAACAATATCAGGCGTGTATTCATCAGAATCAGGACAAGATAAAGACTTTGAGCGTGCCAAAGCATTGGCCGCCAAGTTCGCTAAGCAAGAAGGGCGTCAGCCTCGTATCATGATTGCCAAGATGGGACAAGACGGGCACGACCGAGGAGCCAAAGTTGTGGCTACCGGATATGCCGACTGCGGATTCGACGTAGATATGGGACCTTTGTTCCAAACTCCGGAAGAAGCAGCACGCCAAGCCGTAGAAAATGACGTGCATGTCATGGGGGTTTCTTCACTTGCTGCAGGCCACAAGACGTTGATTCCTCAGGTGATCGCTGAGTTGAAAAAACTGGGACGTCCTGATATTATTGTTACTGCCGGAGGCGTAATACCTGCCCAAGACTATGAATTCTTGTATAACGCAGGTGTAGCCGCAATCTTCGGCCCCGGTACTCCAGTAGCATACTCTGCCGCCAAGGTACTCGAAATCCTTCTGGGTGAAAATGCCTGA
- a CDS encoding DUF6263 family protein → MRPLKKTITATLFLLCFTTLMNAQKKYEIKINPVLGKVYTTSSNIDMDYTIKTNGNEMKITSKQNFEIENTYAKSGSNFALQSVFQKLETSVLMPGMEKKISSEDPENADNKIFKMMKGKAIKMVYTPDLNMVGEPDLSELEKLTGTIPADQMAMLKTMAKGMQSLKGYYPSKPVAEGESWPLKLNMDLGTGINMEMNGNGKLIKVNPDSYEVQYDINMNSSAQGIVMEGKGVQTISFDRKTGLPSYYKFSMPLQGKGNIQGNAIEMTMNLIQSGSTK, encoded by the coding sequence ATGCGACCATTGAAAAAAACTATTACAGCAACCTTATTTCTACTCTGCTTCACAACCTTGATGAATGCGCAGAAAAAGTATGAAATCAAGATCAATCCGGTGCTTGGCAAAGTGTATACCACATCTTCCAATATCGACATGGACTATACCATTAAGACCAATGGTAATGAAATGAAGATTACCTCTAAGCAAAACTTTGAGATTGAAAATACTTATGCTAAGTCGGGTAGCAATTTTGCACTACAGTCAGTCTTCCAAAAACTTGAAACCAGTGTATTGATGCCAGGTATGGAAAAAAAGATTTCCTCAGAAGATCCGGAGAATGCCGACAACAAAATATTCAAAATGATGAAAGGCAAAGCAATCAAAATGGTGTATACCCCTGACTTGAATATGGTAGGAGAACCTGACCTATCTGAGCTAGAAAAGCTAACGGGAACCATACCGGCTGATCAGATGGCAATGCTGAAAACCATGGCTAAAGGAATGCAAAGCCTGAAAGGATACTACCCGTCCAAACCGGTAGCAGAAGGAGAATCATGGCCCTTGAAGCTTAATATGGATTTGGGCACAGGGATAAATATGGAAATGAACGGTAACGGAAAACTTATCAAAGTAAACCCTGATAGCTATGAGGTACAATACGATATCAATATGAACTCCTCTGCACAAGGAATTGTCATGGAAGGAAAAGGCGTACAAACAATTTCATTCGATCGCAAAACAGGACTTCCTTCTTACTACAAATTTAGCATGCCTTTACAGGGCAAAGGCAACATACAAGGTAATGCAATAGAAATGACAATGAACCTAATACAGTCCGGTTCAACCAAATAA
- a CDS encoding DUF5686 family protein: protein MKRNIERLWVMFLQYRKARSFKIPLLFILLLFFAAHTVLAAKRIVGTIVDAETGEPIAYSSVYLKVLKKGMIADREGRFVVSLPLGAYDMEVNASGYKTEIINMNVDTESGDEYVTYKLTKLLLSIDSIDWKNRKDENDKAYCIMRQIMARVPLYERMFDSYKADIFIKGIINITRIPHLLRNVPIARGGVKVKDMVKKCLSAERDIEVAYNDPNKYDLHVKAFRTNAPKVLSDLSKGIDKILSRNVYGEYLGYEEMGSTLSPIRPGAFSYYKYAYGGSYTVGSKLIHRILFKSRGGSGIFSEGTINVTDGEWTLRSIEVLYNKSDILLQSIEVYLSEISPGICMPTAYYAKLGVNALATKGAYEYYASIAYHSIDLSDRWIEGNRVLDAYKITNNEQMLEVCHYLESRLDTLHITHDDPYLRPYRKPFVTKTRDSLANYKSEDYWSQLSTNFLDSARSDCFIKNDTIEGKGARRISYIVRPSGKRLGDAPPFEAFLMGHDYEHHNNTLTLGFDGAIQGLLYDLNAVDGWVVGQRFFFEEKIDKKSKLIIKPAVFYAMGRKRFQWEINSELLYAPSRRGYLGIAFGHKTNNLSGYHKRGYIWLNTIYTLFDGIGVFRLYDSHFASITNSIDLTNKLNLYTEVSYSDNGPLDNRKIWGKSKEPKGDDYSFGHAKGKDRPLPNVPFNHSLGFTGALIYNPTPYYHYDKDGRKEIIERGIHSPIFQLMYRISFPIKNNKEAINDYSQLSLSVNQDLRLGYYSDQWLYYNINMGTYLHKRDITVDQMTFLKTNNSILFPNERDINRLFHTLPPYSYVNSNKYVIARLTYKANRILLNRLPYRFFRVTDEQIHLKVYWGSNDKTYVETGYSEGLGTLLRLGVFVGTSAAFNDWGVAFRISSRI from the coding sequence ATGAAACGAAATATAGAACGACTTTGGGTGATGTTTTTACAGTATAGAAAAGCCAGGAGTTTCAAGATTCCATTACTATTTATATTATTATTATTCTTTGCAGCACACACAGTGCTTGCTGCAAAGAGAATTGTGGGCACTATTGTGGATGCTGAGACAGGTGAGCCTATAGCTTATTCGTCTGTTTATCTCAAGGTGCTCAAAAAAGGTATGATCGCTGATCGTGAAGGACGATTTGTGGTATCTCTTCCTTTGGGTGCATACGACATGGAAGTAAATGCCTCAGGCTATAAAACTGAGATCATCAACATGAATGTCGATACGGAGTCGGGAGATGAGTACGTTACATATAAACTAACAAAGTTACTTCTCTCCATTGATTCTATAGACTGGAAAAATAGGAAGGATGAAAATGATAAGGCATACTGTATCATGCGCCAGATTATGGCACGGGTGCCGCTATACGAGCGTATGTTTGACTCATATAAGGCCGATATTTTTATCAAGGGAATTATTAATATTACAAGAATACCTCATCTCCTACGCAATGTGCCTATAGCGCGCGGGGGCGTCAAAGTTAAGGATATGGTGAAAAAATGCTTGAGTGCAGAGAGAGATATAGAGGTTGCATATAATGATCCGAATAAGTATGACCTGCACGTAAAGGCTTTTAGAACAAATGCACCCAAAGTGCTGAGTGACTTGAGTAAGGGGATAGATAAGATATTGAGCCGTAATGTTTATGGGGAGTATTTGGGGTATGAAGAGATGGGCTCTACGTTGAGCCCCATACGTCCCGGAGCATTCTCTTACTATAAGTATGCGTATGGTGGAAGTTATACGGTAGGTAGTAAGCTCATTCATCGAATTCTATTCAAATCTCGTGGAGGCTCCGGTATTTTCTCAGAAGGCACCATAAACGTTACTGATGGTGAGTGGACGTTGCGCTCAATAGAAGTCCTTTACAACAAAAGTGATATTTTACTACAATCGATTGAGGTTTATCTCTCAGAGATATCGCCCGGCATATGTATGCCTACGGCTTATTATGCCAAATTAGGAGTAAATGCTTTGGCTACAAAAGGGGCTTACGAATACTATGCATCTATCGCGTATCACAGTATTGACTTATCCGATAGATGGATTGAGGGAAACAGAGTACTTGATGCTTATAAAATTACCAATAACGAACAGATGTTGGAGGTATGTCATTATCTCGAATCAAGACTCGATACATTACATATTACCCATGATGATCCTTATCTGAGACCTTATAGAAAGCCATTCGTTACGAAAACGAGGGATAGTCTTGCAAACTACAAGAGTGAGGATTACTGGTCACAGCTCAGTACTAACTTTTTAGATTCTGCACGCTCCGATTGCTTTATTAAAAATGACACTATAGAGGGCAAAGGTGCAAGACGCATTTCTTATATCGTTAGGCCGTCCGGGAAAAGATTAGGGGATGCTCCACCTTTCGAAGCTTTCCTGATGGGGCATGACTATGAACATCACAACAATACCCTTACGCTGGGATTCGATGGAGCTATTCAGGGTTTACTGTATGACCTTAATGCTGTGGATGGATGGGTGGTAGGGCAGCGGTTTTTCTTTGAAGAAAAAATCGATAAGAAATCCAAACTTATCATTAAGCCCGCTGTCTTCTACGCAATGGGCAGGAAACGTTTTCAATGGGAGATCAACTCAGAGTTACTATATGCTCCCAGCCGTCGAGGGTATCTGGGAATCGCTTTTGGGCATAAGACCAATAATCTTTCAGGCTATCATAAACGAGGTTATATATGGCTCAATACAATCTATACATTGTTTGATGGTATAGGCGTTTTTAGGCTTTATGATAGTCACTTTGCCTCTATAACGAACTCTATTGATCTGACTAATAAGCTCAACCTTTATACTGAAGTTAGTTACTCAGATAACGGCCCCTTGGACAATCGTAAGATTTGGGGCAAGAGCAAAGAGCCCAAAGGGGATGATTATTCTTTTGGGCATGCCAAGGGGAAGGACAGACCATTGCCCAATGTTCCTTTCAATCATTCTTTAGGATTTACAGGAGCTCTGATTTATAATCCTACTCCTTATTATCATTATGATAAAGACGGAAGGAAAGAAATTATAGAAAGAGGCATACATAGCCCTATATTTCAGTTGATGTATCGTATATCTTTTCCTATAAAGAATAATAAAGAAGCCATAAATGATTACTCTCAATTGAGTTTGAGTGTGAATCAAGACCTTAGACTTGGATATTATTCGGATCAGTGGTTATACTACAACATCAATATGGGAACCTATCTGCATAAAAGAGATATAACTGTAGATCAAATGACTTTTTTGAAAACAAATAACTCTATATTGTTTCCGAATGAGAGGGATATCAATCGTTTGTTCCATACTCTGCCACCTTACTCTTATGTAAATAGCAATAAATATGTTATAGCTCGACTTACTTATAAAGCCAACCGAATATTACTAAATAGGCTCCCTTACCGATTTTTTAGAGTTACCGATGAGCAGATTCACCTGAAAGTTTATTGGGGGAGTAATGATAAGACATATGTAGAAACGGGTTATTCCGAAGGCTTGGGCACACTGCTTCGCTTGGGCGTTTTTGTGGGTACATCGGCTGCCTTTAATGACTGGGGGGTAGCTTTCAGGATATCATCGAGAATATAA
- a CDS encoding C10 family peptidase, which produces MVKSELDAGRPVQYAGMGREGGHSFVCYGYKTDGYFHFNWGWGGKLYGYFKLTALNPIDKDSQWRPSRIQ; this is translated from the coding sequence ATTGTAAAATCAGAACTCGATGCCGGTCGACCCGTTCAATATGCCGGAATGGGTAGAGAAGGAGGTCACTCATTCGTATGCTATGGATACAAAACTGACGGTTACTTTCATTTCAATTGGGGATGGGGAGGAAAATTATACGGTTACTTCAAGCTCACAGCACTCAACCCTATTGACAAGGATTCCCAATGGAGGCCGTCAAGGATTCAATAG
- a CDS encoding IS982 family transposase, with amino-acid sequence MHETVDFCNSLNMCCLGECTGISFIDSIPLRTCHIKRAHGHKTMKGWAQKGKCSMGWFYGFNLHIVINDRGEITQYQITPGNTDERAPLKGGTFTKKLFGKLVGDRGYISQSLFDKLFIDDIHMITKIKKNMKNTLISLYDRILLRKRALVETVNDLLKNVCQIEHTRHRSVNNFSINLIAGIIAYNLLPKKSELNLEIIHNPSTHLVSHA; translated from the coding sequence ATCCATGAGACTGTTGACTTTTGCAACAGTCTCAATATGTGTTGTCTGGGCGAATGCACCGGCATCTCATTCATTGATTCCATACCTTTACGCACCTGCCATATCAAGCGGGCACACGGGCATAAGACCATGAAAGGGTGGGCCCAAAAGGGCAAATGCAGTATGGGATGGTTCTATGGTTTCAACCTGCATATTGTGATTAACGACCGGGGTGAAATCACTCAATATCAAATCACACCGGGGAATACGGATGAACGTGCTCCACTTAAAGGCGGAACCTTCACGAAGAAACTATTCGGCAAACTTGTTGGCGACAGAGGATACATCTCACAAAGTCTTTTCGATAAGCTCTTCATTGACGACATACACATGATTACGAAGATAAAGAAAAACATGAAAAACACTCTGATAAGCCTGTATGATAGGATATTACTCAGAAAAAGAGCACTTGTGGAAACCGTTAATGATCTACTCAAAAACGTTTGTCAAATAGAGCATACACGACACAGAAGCGTCAATAATTTCTCCATTAATTTGATTGCCGGCATAATTGCCTACAATCTGCTACCCAAAAAGTCGGAATTAAATCTCGAAATCATACACAATCCATCAACCCACTTAGTATCCCACGCTTAG